AGAATTGCTCAAAAGATTGATTTTGACAAAAAAGAATTTATATCTAGTTTTGACACTACAATATTTGGGCTAACAACAATTCCTATCTTAGGTTGGTTCAAACTATTGCCTACTTTTGGTGGAAGAGTAATAACTCTAGCAAGTGATTTAGTTTTAAGAAACAATTTGCTTGATATGAACTTACAAAAGACAAAAGTTTCCAAAGTTGATGGACTTAATAAGATTCCATTATTTAGTGAATTACTTATGGATAGATGGTATCCAGTTAAAGAGGTATGGAATAAGTTACCTTGGAATAAAGAATCGCCAAATTGTCAGGTTTCAATTGTATATTTAGACGAAGAAATGAGAATTATGCAGGATATGTATGGGTCTATTTTTATTTATATAAGGCCTTCAATTTCCTTGTTGAATTCAAATACAATCTCTAATGATTAATTAAAAGACTGACTAATATTTTTAGTAATTTATGGATTAAATCCATTGAAATTTTATTTTAAAGATTAATTAATAAAAACATTTCGCATCTTGAATACAAATAGGTTATGTTCATAGTGAACATTTTTTTATTATGCTCAGAAATCAAGAAAAAAATTCAGTTGTTAGAGGAATATTCTTAATAGGAGGATGGGGATTAGGTCTAGACAGATTCTACGAAGGAGATAAAAAAGGTGGTTTTTTATCAATCATTGGTTGGAGTATCACATTTTTTAGCTTTATCTTTCTTAAATGTTCAGGTTATAAATATGTTGAGGGTGTGAAAAATTATTCAGATTATTCTCCTAACCCATTAATAGTATTACCTTTACTAGCAGGAGGATATGGTGGCTTTCTAATAATTAAGAAGGCATTTAGATTAGCTAAGCAATTTGAAAATGCAGAATAATACTAACTGCAGGTAAATTCAAGATAACAATCCAGATCCTTTCAAATAAAATTTAAATAAAAGAATCACTAAAAGGTTTACAATTGCTAAGGCTACTAAACCATTTCTGTTTTTTACATCTAATTTCTTGACTAAATTAGAAAGATAAACTACAGGATTTTCTGGCTCTTTATTATCCAAGTTTTATTTAAATATTAATTTGACAAGAAAATATCACAGTTTCATTTGAAGAATCAAAATTGTAAAGATGAATATCCAAAAAGAAACAAATAATTTCTAACCCATTATTCCTGCATTTCTTAAAAACGCTTTACCCATATTGCCAATTACAAAAAATAGAGACAAATTAATTAAAAGGATTATTAATAATGCCAACATTTTATAGTTTGGATTAGTTGAAATGCCATCAAATCCATTATTAAGAAATCTTTTAAAAAGTGATTTGTCAATTTTTAGTTTTTGTTGCTCAGAATCAAGTTTTACTTTTTCTTCTGAAGAATCTTGGTTACTTGCTTTCTCTAGAAATTCTGTAAATGCCTTAACATTTTCTTCTTTTTTATTCCCCTCATTAAGATCTTTATTGTCTTCATTCAAATTGGGGGACGATTCGATTGAATTATTTTCCTCAGGATTAAGTTTTGAATCTTCCAAATTAGTAGTAAATGCTAGGAGTATATTACACCATAAAAAAAACCCACTCGATCAATTGAAGAGAGGGTTAGCTAAGGTTAAAGTTCTTACATAAATAATAATTTATTTTAATTAAATTTGCGTTTGTGGCATTATGAAGTTTTAATTTAGATTAAATTCAAGGTGATTTTTTATTTCATATGTTAGATGCTAATACTAAAAAAGCATGTAAAGATGATCCCTCAATAAGAGAAATTAAAATTAGAAATATAGAACATGCTATTGAACAAGCAGAATTGATGATAAAAGAATCAAAAATGAGCCAAGAAGAATTAATCTTCTTAAAAAGAAAAATATCGGACTCAAGGCAGGATTTAGAAATACTTTATTTAATGAAAATTCAATGAATATAAATTTTTTAATCTTTTAAAAGAATTGAATTTATACAAAGAAAATTAATTTGTATATTTGAAGACTTATAAAGTTTAAAGAGAATGTAAGAATTTTTATAAAGGTTCTAGTAATGTCTAAAAATAATCTCTATATACCTTTAAAGGTTGTTCCATACATCTTCATTTCAATTACTGCCATAGCAATAACAGCAGCTACATATGTAATTACTTAGTTCTATAAGCTATGTAAAGTTTTTAGATATTAAATAAATTAAAATATTTGTAATAACAAATTGTATGAATAAATTTAAAATAACAATTTTTACAATATTAATTATCATATTTTCCCTTATTGGGATTAAAAAATTTATTTATATAAATCAAGTTAAAGATTTAAAAAACAAAGAAGAATCATTCTTAAATGAATCTATACGTGTTTTAAACGTATGCTTCGATCTAGAAAATAAAAATAAAAGAACTCTTAATAAATCAATTGAATTAATTGAGTATTGCTTAGAGGAATATGGATATAAAAACTGATTTCAAAACTTGAATGATGAATTTCCTTAATACTCCACTAATATGCAAATAAAAAATTTCTGATCAATAATCTTATTATGTTCCATAAATTTTTTGTTATTAATAATATTTTCCTAATTTAATTTTTTTAAAATGACTAAAGTGAAATGTTCTTATTTAGGAAATTTAAACTGTGAGGCTATTCATCTACAATCTGGGAGTCTTATTAGAACGGATGCACCTTTAGATCACTGTGGTAAAGGTGAAAGTTTTTCCCCAACTGATTTATTAGCAACATCTCTAGGTACTTGCCTGCTAACAATTATGGCAATAAAAGCTAAATCGAAAGGATTTGATTTGAAAGGAATACATTTAAATATTGAAAAACTAATGACACAAAATAGCGAGAGGAAGATAAAAGAACTAATAATAGATATTTTTATACCAGAGAACACTTCTAATGAAACTATTGATTTTTTGAAAAAAGCTTCTAAGGAATGTCCAGTTACAAGAAATTTATCTCAAGAAATAGATATTAAGATTAGTTGGCATTATGAAAAATCTTAAACATAGTAATTACATAAAAAAATATTAATGAAATACTTTATTGGAATAGTCATTCTTTTATTTGGAATATATATAATGACAGACTTGGCATTAAAGACTAGGTATACAAGAAAAAGACTTTCAAAAGGGAAAAAATAAATCTTATAAATCATAATATTGCAGATTAAAGAATTAGATTTAATTTTTACTAAGAATTAAGGCATATTTTAGTTTTTATTTTTTCACTATTTTTTGATCAATCAAACTAATCAAAGGGATCATTAAATTTACATTTATTCCAACAGTGCACCATGCGTAAATAATAAGAAAAAATATTTTTATAAATAAATTAGGGGGTAAGGTGAAAAATATTTTGAAAAACCCTCCAATGAATAACACCAATATTCCAATTTGAAAAAGACCTTTGATTATCCATTCAAGTCCATTTTTTTTAATGTTTATATAAAACCAGAAAAAAACAAAACCAGATAACAATAAATATATAAAATTTATGATCATCTTTTTAGAGAAAATCTAATAAATTTGCCATTACTAAGGCATGATGATAATTATCACTTTTTATCTGCTAATTTTTTTTAAAAATGGAAAAGTTATACAAAAAACAATAATAATAAATTATTTTTTTATCTTTTATTCTTAAAACATTTTCGATTTTAGTAAATCAACTCTTTTTTGATTCACTCCCAAATCACTTTCTCCGACTCTTGATTCTGATCTTATTGATAAGACGTTTGATTCAGGAAGAAAGGATACTTCTAAGTCGTCTACATACTTCATCCATTTACTTGTTGCCTCTGCATGGAGATAATCACCATCAATTTCTACAATCTCAGTTCTTGGAGTGTTTTCGATAAATGTTTTAATCTCTTCAAAAGGTTTCTCAATATTGTTAACCTCCCATTCTTCTCGTACACAATGGGCAATATCTACACAAGGTTTTAATTCTACATGTGAGGCAAATGATGAAGAAGGGAATAAAAAGCTTGAGCAAATTAAAATTCCTAAAAAAAGTATTTTCATTAACAGGGGTAATTAACGATCCATAATCTAACGAATTAAATTACTAATTTGTAATTACGTATCTCATTATTTTTGAAGATAGCAAATATGTTTTAATATTCAGTATTTAACATGTATTTCTAATAATCAAAAAAAAAAGACCTCTTGAAAAAGAGATCTTTTAAAATTGATTTATAACAAGTGTTTCCTTGTTTCCACTGAAATAAATCAATTCCTCCTACACACAAATCTAATATCACACTTAATTTCAAAATATGTAATAACTAATAGACCTCTATCTTAACTGTCACATCGCAAAAAATACAAAAGTACTCAATCATTTCGATTGAGTACTTTTAAAGTTATCAGAAAAAAGTGTGTGAGGAGTTTCTGATATTTTTAATCTACTCCGTAGGTAATTTAAAAGGCTACAGTATAAATTACTAATTATTTAAATCTTTCAGAAAAATTGGCCGTTGATGAAAAAAATAATCAAAAACATAAAAAATTCATGAAAAGCATTTACAAAAAAATCATTTTTATTATTTCGGCAATTGCTCTTTTTTCAGTAATAGTGGGTGTTGTCAAATATTCGCTTATTTATATTGAAAATAATCCCGAAAAATACTTACCTACACAAAAGTAAGACAAAAATTAAGTATAAATTCACTTCAAAAAATCTATAAAGTGTCTTAAATATGTTTTACATAGACAGCTTTAGTCATGAAAATAAAAAATACTTCAGTTCTTAATCAGAATAATATTCATTTAATTCAATTTAAAAATAAGCATAAATATCAAATACTTGAGAATTACTGGGAGAAAAGAAAGAAAGAATGTGAAAAAAATCTTTCAAAATTTTGCTAACCGATAATTATGAATTTTATTTTTTCTTTTTTATTAGCATCTGTAATGTGGGTACAAGTTCCACAGTGGGAAGCTGACTGGTCAAAGTGTGCTGTAGATGTTCCCGATTCATCCTGTCACTGGTACGTAGCTGCTCCAGATAATACGTTTGGGGAAGGATTTAATTGGGAAAACGCACCTTGGTTTGATGCTAATGGATTACAGGATGTAGCTAAAATTGAGAGAGAATCTGTAGTAGAAAAACTTCAAAATAACTAAAGTTTCTATTTCATCAATTAACTTTTAAAAGTATTTAAATTTAGTTGCTTAGCGGTTAACTTTTGATTAATTAAAAAATTTTTATGCGTTTCAAAGTAAGTCTCAAAAAAAATGGAAAGGAATTTGATGAAGTTGTTATAGCTAATAATAAAAAAGAGGCTATGGAAGTAGCTTTAAAAAACAATCCAGAAGCTCAAGCATTAAACTCTGATTGGACATTTAAGATTTAATTATTTGCGAAGTTTAGGAATTAAAAGAGAAGCGACACAAATAACACTAATTGCAGGTCCAGGCGATAAATTAAAGACTATAGAGAGAGTAAAACCCAGAAGTGAGATGCATAATCCAAAAAATGAAGACCTCATCATTGCAATTCTTAAACTATGAGCCTTATTTAGCCCTAACAGAGTTGGGGTAGAAAGAAGAGCAATAACAAGAATTACTCCCACTGCTGACATTGAACTAACAATTACTAATGCCGTTGTAAAACTTAAAGCAAGATTTAATAAAGAAACGTTTATACCACTCGCGGATGCACCTTCTGGATCCAATCCCACATAAACAACCTTTTCATATCCAAAAGTCATTAAAAGTATAAATACTAAAAAAGCAATTATTGTTCTAAGTAAATCTCCAAAATTTGCTGTCAATAAATCCCCAAATAATACTGCCTCCAAATCAATCCTTATTCCGAGAAGAGGAATTATAAGGACTCCAAACCCAAGCATTCCGGCTAAAATTGTGTTCATTATTGCTTCATAATTTTCACTTTTTCTACTAGTTAAACTTTCCGCAATTACTGAGCCCAGAAGACCACTTATAACGCCACCAATTGAGGGATGTATTCCGAGCGCTAATGCGAGAGCAAGTCCAGGCAACACACAATGAGAGATTAAATTAACTTGTAATAATCTCTTATGAGTGATTAATACAGTTCCCATAGCTGGGCATAAAATCCCAGAGAATATAGTTATTATTAATGGAACCAGCCACCAGTTGTTATTAATAAAAGACATTATTCGAAAGATTCGGTATGATCAAAAATACGAGACAAAAAATGATTTCGGAAACAATGGTAACTAAGTCTGACATTACCAAAAGACAAGAACAACTTCTTGAAGAACTTAATAAATGTGATGATGAATTGTCTGGTCAAGAGTTGCATAGACAATTGATAGAAAGCGGAAAGGCTATGGGACTGACGACTGTTTACAGGAATCTTCAAGTTCTGATAAAGCATGGCTTAATACGTTCTAGACATCTCCCAACAGGAGAGGTTCTGTACACTCCCGTAGATAGAGATATTCATCATTTGACCTGTGTTCAATGTGGTGAGACATCAAAAATGGAAGGATGCCCGGTAAAAGATATTCATACACCCAAAACAAATCCAAAGAAATTCCAATTATTGTTTCATACCCTGGAGTATTTCGGACTTTGCCAAAACTGTTATCAAGCTCAGAATTAAAAAGGAACATTTTCTAATCACAGAAATTATTTTCGTTTATAGAGCTAATGTTTATAGCCTCTAATTTATCTTTTATTTGGTCAGGACTACCAACTGCCAAAACACTTTTATCAAGAACGATTACTTGATCATAGTTATTTAAAGACTCGCCCCAATCATGGCTACTTACGAGCAAAGAAAGTCCCGCATCCGCAAGTTGACGAACAATTTTTAGAAAATCTTCCTTTGCAGGTGGGTCCAAAGCTGCACAAGGTTCATCTAAAAGAAATATTTTTGCAGGGGACATAAGAGTTTTTGCTAATAGAGCTCTTTGCTGCTGTCCTCCTGAAAGAGAATCGAGTCTTCTATTAGCCAAATTTGCAATACCTACTCTTTGCATTGTCGCCTCTAATTCACAACATTTATTAATCCAAGAATTTGGATATGCTAGAAGAGTCTTGATTTGAAAGGGGTTATTACTTCTTGATTTTGAATACTTTATCTGACCAAGAGATACCAATTTTTCAACTGTAATGGGGAACTTCCAATTCATAGAACTTCTTTGAGGCATAAGTGCCACAAGAGCTCTAGATCTATACAAATTTTCACCGTCAATTTTTATTTCGCCTTTATCTGGAGTATTTTGTCCTTGCAATATTCTCAAAAGAGTTGATTTACCAGCGCCGTTTGGGCCAACTAACGCTGTTAGAGTTCCAGGTTTAATCTCAACCGATACCTTATTCAAAGCTGGCTTACTTTTTTTTGTGTATGCAAAGGTTAAATTTTCAGCAACTAAAGTAGCCATTAATTAATCTTTTAAAAAAGTCACTTTACAAGCTTACCAATAATACAAATTGCGTATTATTTTCATAACATTTGATACCTTTACTTGTCAGACATTATGAAAATGATTATCATTTTTAAGTGTTTAATTATTTTTCATGTCAATTTTTAAAAGACTTTTAACAAATAGAACAGGTTCGAGTAAGTCGATTATTAAAAATTCAGTAATCGCTGGAACGATTATATTTTCTGGTTTTGGGCAGGATGTTATGGCTAAAGGAAAATCATACGTAGCAGTAGAACCACTAGTTTGTGATTTAGTTAAATCAATTGCATTACCATCTGACGAAGTTACATGCTTAGTAGATAGAAAACAAGATGTTCATGACTTAAAGATCAATCCAAGGCAAGCTCAATTACTAAATAGCGCAGACAAAGTATTTACTCTTGGTAAAGAAATGACTCCAAGTATGAGAAATTGGGAAAATAAAAAGAATACTGTTGTTGTAGGTGTTAGTGCAATAGACGTAGATGATCATTCTGATCATGGAGGTCATGATGATCACTCAGACCATGGTGGACATGACGATCATGCTGAACATTCAGCTAAGGTAGACGACCACTCTGATCATGGAGGTCACGACGATCACTCAGATCATGGTGGACATGATGATCACGCTGAGGGTGCTTTCGAATGGGCAGGCAAATTCCAACTTTCTAAGGGTTCTTACAAATGGTCATTTGAAAAAGTCGATGGAGAATATGCAGATCCTGCAATGAAGATGGTGATTCTCAAATCTAATGACATAGAAGGGTCTGAAGATTTAGCTAAAGAACTATTAGGATCTAAAGAATCAATAAGCAGAAAAAATGATGGTACTTTGATAGCCAGTAATAAAGCTTTTGTTCTTAACTTTGATCAAAGAAAAGAAAGTACTGTTTTTAACGTGGATATCAAAGAAGATGGTCAATATATATTTTTTACTGAACACATGCCTTTTGAGTTTGAAGCAACTCAACACTTTTTTAAAGACGTTTCAAATAGTGATGTAGAACCAATAGCACAAGTACCAGACGAAGGAGAGGGGCATCATCATCATGACCATGGAGGACTAGATCCTCATGTTTGGCATGATCCACATAACATCATAAAAATGGGAGATCTTATAAGCAAAAGTTTAAAGAAAGATATTTCAGTTTTTAATAGAGGTGACAGAAAACTAATTAATGAAAGATTCGAAAAAGCTGATTCTCTCTTAGAAGGCTTAGATAGTTGGATCGTCGAACAAGTAAGCTCTATTCCTGAGGAAAACAGAGTAATTGTCTCTAAACACAAAGCAATGGAATACTACGGGGATGCATTTGGTTTTGAAACCATTAGTTTACTTGACTTTCTTGGAGACTCCTCAAGCTTAAGGCCAGACAACATAAGTTCTACTTTAAAAATGTTAGATGAAGAGAAGGTTCAGGCAATATTTCCTGAACAAATTCCAGCATCTAAGTTATTAAGGAACTTAAGTAGACAAAGTTCAGTTCCTTTAGCTTCTAATCAAATATTCGTTGATGGATTGATGATGAATGGTAATACGGTTTCAGTAGCCGTTCACAACACTTGTACAATTGTTGATTCATTAGGTGGAAGCTGTGATAAAGAATCTGGCTCAAATCTTGAGTCTGAATGGTACAAACTTTCAGATTAAATTTTTCTAATAAAAACGGTTTTCATTTCTTTTTATTACTATTATTAAACTATTGTTTATTTAGTAGAAATCAGTAAATGAGCATCAAAGATAAAGTTCCCGTTACTATTCTCACTGGATTTTTAGGTTCAGGGAAGACTACTTTGCTTAATAGAATATTGAGTGAAGAGCACGGGAAAAGAATAGCCGTTATCGAAAATGAATACGGTGAAGTAGGTATAGATCAAGGACTCGTAATAAATGCAGATGAAGAAGTTTTTGAGATGTCAAACGGTTGCATTTGTTGTACTGTTCGCGGTGATTTAATAAGAGTCCTTGGCAACCTTATGAAGAGAAGAGATAAGTTTGACTATGTTTTAGTAGAAACGACAGGATTAGCAGATCCTGGGCCAGTTGCTCAGACTTTTTTCATGGATGAAGAGATTAGTTCTGAATTTACTCTTGATGGAATTGTAACTTTAGTTGATGCTGCCCATATTGATCAGCAGCTAGGCAGGAGTGATGAAAGTTCAGAACAAGTTGCATTTGCAGATGTTCTTGTCCTTAATAAAACTGATTTAGTCTCTGATGATGCACTAGATACTCTTGAATCAAGATTAAGAGACATGAACCGAATGACTCGAATTATTAGAGCCGAAAATGCCAAAGTACCAATTGAAACAGTCTTAAATCTAAGTGCATTTGATCTTGATCAGATCCTTAAACGCAGACCAACATTCCTTGAACCAGAATATCCTTTTGAATGGACAGGTGTTTACGATCTTGATGCAGGTAAATATGAATTAATGCTAGAAGAAGGACCCGATCCAGAAATGTCCTTGGTAGCCCTTTCTAACCAAGGGGAGAGTGAAGAGGAACTTTTAGATGGTGCCGAATCCTCCGTGAGACTTTATGCAGAAAAAGCTAATACATTAGATCCTGGAAATACCATCTCATATGGAGAACATATAAATCTCAAATTGGAGGATAAAGGAAATAAATCCTTCATCCTGAACATAGAAAAACCTACAAAGATAGGTTTGTTTACACAGCACACTGCTGAAGAATTCAATATGAAAGTCATTAAAAGCGACGAAAATAAAGAGATCCCATTTAATACTGAAAGGTTCTGGCAAGCAGAGCACGAACATGATGATGAAGTTGGCTCAATTGCTATAGAGCGTTTTGGAGATGTTGACCCAGAAAAACTAAATACTTGGATGGGAAGACTTCTCTCAGAAAAAGGGGTAGATATATTCAGAACTAAAGGTTTCATTAGTTACTCAGGCAACCCAAGGAGAATAGTTTTCCAAGGAGTACACATGTTGTTTACTGCACAACCTGACAAAGAATGGGGTAATGAACCTCGTAGAAATCAACTTGTTTTTATCGGTAGAAATCTGAATGAAAAAGAGATGCAAGATGGTTTCGATAAATGCCTGATATAGAACCATTTAGCCCAAGAGGCATGTTCCATGAAGGATGGACAGCTGAAGTTAACGATTATGCCATAGCATGTGGCTGGGCTCTAAAAGGAAAACAATTTATTGTTGGCGACGTGGCAGGTGGCATTTTTGCATTCGAAGGAGATACTGGAAAAATTATTTGGGAAAAAGAAAATACTCACTCTGGTGGTCTACTAGCGATGGCAATTCATCCAGAGGGTGAAATTTTTGCAACATCAGGTCAGGATGGAAATGTTCAAATTTGCAATTGCCACGAAGGTAAAGTAATTAAAACGCTTGATCTTGGCAAGGGTTGGGTAGAACACCTCAAGTGGTCTAATGACGGTTTATTTCTAGCTATAGCTTCCTCAAAAAAAGTATATGTTTTTAATGAAATTGGAGAAGAGAAATGGATCTCAGAAGACCATCCAAGCACAGTAA
The Prochlorococcus marinus XMU1411 genome window above contains:
- a CDS encoding Fur family transcriptional regulator; this encodes MIKNTRQKMISETMVTKSDITKRQEQLLEELNKCDDELSGQELHRQLIESGKAMGLTTVYRNLQVLIKHGLIRSRHLPTGEVLYTPVDRDIHHLTCVQCGETSKMEGCPVKDIHTPKTNPKKFQLLFHTLEYFGLCQNCYQAQN
- a CDS encoding ABC transporter ATP-binding protein codes for the protein MATLVAENLTFAYTKKSKPALNKVSVEIKPGTLTALVGPNGAGKSTLLRILQGQNTPDKGEIKIDGENLYRSRALVALMPQRSSMNWKFPITVEKLVSLGQIKYSKSRSNNPFQIKTLLAYPNSWINKCCELEATMQRVGIANLANRRLDSLSGGQQQRALLAKTLMSPAKIFLLDEPCAALDPPAKEDFLKIVRQLADAGLSLLVSSHDWGESLNNYDQVIVLDKSVLAVGSPDQIKDKLEAINISSINENNFCD
- a CDS encoding metal ABC transporter permease, whose protein sequence is MSFINNNWWLVPLIITIFSGILCPAMGTVLITHKRLLQVNLISHCVLPGLALALALGIHPSIGGVISGLLGSVIAESLTSRKSENYEAIMNTILAGMLGFGVLIIPLLGIRIDLEAVLFGDLLTANFGDLLRTIIAFLVFILLMTFGYEKVVYVGLDPEGASASGINVSLLNLALSFTTALVIVSSMSAVGVILVIALLSTPTLLGLNKAHSLRIAMMRSSFFGLCISLLGFTLSIVFNLSPGPAISVICVASLLIPKLRK
- a CDS encoding DUF1499 domain-containing protein codes for the protein MKILFLGILICSSFLFPSSSFASHVELKPCVDIAHCVREEWEVNNIEKPFEEIKTFIENTPRTEIVEIDGDYLHAEATSKWMKYVDDLEVSFLPESNVLSIRSESRVGESDLGVNQKRVDLLKSKMF
- a CDS encoding OsmC family protein; amino-acid sequence: MTKVKCSYLGNLNCEAIHLQSGSLIRTDAPLDHCGKGESFSPTDLLATSLGTCLLTIMAIKAKSKGFDLKGIHLNIEKLMTQNSERKIKELIIDIFIPENTSNETIDFLKKASKECPVTRNLSQEIDIKISWHYEKS
- a CDS encoding metal ABC transporter solute-binding protein, Zn/Mn family gives rise to the protein MSIFKRLLTNRTGSSKSIIKNSVIAGTIIFSGFGQDVMAKGKSYVAVEPLVCDLVKSIALPSDEVTCLVDRKQDVHDLKINPRQAQLLNSADKVFTLGKEMTPSMRNWENKKNTVVVGVSAIDVDDHSDHGGHDDHSDHGGHDDHAEHSAKVDDHSDHGGHDDHSDHGGHDDHAEGAFEWAGKFQLSKGSYKWSFEKVDGEYADPAMKMVILKSNDIEGSEDLAKELLGSKESISRKNDGTLIASNKAFVLNFDQRKESTVFNVDIKEDGQYIFFTEHMPFEFEATQHFFKDVSNSDVEPIAQVPDEGEGHHHHDHGGLDPHVWHDPHNIIKMGDLISKSLKKDISVFNRGDRKLINERFEKADSLLEGLDSWIVEQVSSIPEENRVIVSKHKAMEYYGDAFGFETISLLDFLGDSSSLRPDNISSTLKMLDEEKVQAIFPEQIPASKLLRNLSRQSSVPLASNQIFVDGLMMNGNTVSVAVHNTCTIVDSLGGSCDKESGSNLESEWYKLSD
- a CDS encoding CobW family GTP-binding protein is translated as MSIKDKVPVTILTGFLGSGKTTLLNRILSEEHGKRIAVIENEYGEVGIDQGLVINADEEVFEMSNGCICCTVRGDLIRVLGNLMKRRDKFDYVLVETTGLADPGPVAQTFFMDEEISSEFTLDGIVTLVDAAHIDQQLGRSDESSEQVAFADVLVLNKTDLVSDDALDTLESRLRDMNRMTRIIRAENAKVPIETVLNLSAFDLDQILKRRPTFLEPEYPFEWTGVYDLDAGKYELMLEEGPDPEMSLVALSNQGESEEELLDGAESSVRLYAEKANTLDPGNTISYGEHINLKLEDKGNKSFILNIEKPTKIGLFTQHTAEEFNMKVIKSDENKEIPFNTERFWQAEHEHDDEVGSIAIERFGDVDPEKLNTWMGRLLSEKGVDIFRTKGFISYSGNPRRIVFQGVHMLFTAQPDKEWGNEPRRNQLVFIGRNLNEKEMQDGFDKCLI
- a CDS encoding PAP/fibrillin family protein — encoded protein: MKEIEEIKSNIYKIAAVTDRGQRLNKLISPMYEEKANEMDELIDALKDFSFEISEKLLSGEWELIFSNVELFRSSPFFLAIEKALNNEFKSNLFFKLHQLQVGSFGISTIGRIAQKIDFDKKEFISSFDTTIFGLTTIPILGWFKLLPTFGGRVITLASDLVLRNNLLDMNLQKTKVSKVDGLNKIPLFSELLMDRWYPVKEVWNKLPWNKESPNCQVSIVYLDEEMRIMQDMYGSIFIYIRPSISLLNSNTISND